One window from the genome of Drosophila albomicans strain 15112-1751.03 chromosome 2L, ASM965048v2, whole genome shotgun sequence encodes:
- the LOC117563549 gene encoding ras-related protein Rab-14, which yields MTAAPYNYNYIFKYIIIGDMGVGKSCLLHQFTEKKFMANCPHTIGVEFGTRIIEVDDKKIKLQIWDTAGQERFRAVTRSYYRGAAGALMVYDITRRSTYNHLSSWLTDTRNLTNPSTVIFLIGNKSDLESTREVTYEEAKEFADENGLMFLEASAMTGQNVEEAFLETARKIYQNIQEGRLDLNASESGVQHRPSQPSRPNLSSEAAHVKDQCSC from the exons ATGACTGCAGCACCATATAACTACAACTATATCTTTAAGTACATCATTATTGGTGACATGGGCGTGGGCAAATCCTGCCTACTGCATCAGTTTACCGAGAAGAAAT TCATGGCCAACTGTCCGCACACAATTGGCGTTGAGTTTGGCACACGCATTATCGAGGTCGATGACAAGAAGATTAAACTACAAATTTGGGATACAGCTGGCCAGGAACGTTTTCGGGCCGTTACTCGATCGTATTATCGCGGTGCTGCAGGTGCTCTAATGGTTTACGATATAACTAGACG TTCAACGTATAATCATTTGAGTAGCTGGCTCACCGATACTCGCAATCTCACAAATCCCAGCACTGTGATTTTTCTCATTGGCAATAAATCCGATTTGGAAAGCACACGAGAGGTGACCTATGAGGAGGCCAAAGAGTTTGCCGACGAGAACGGACTCATGTTCTTGGAGGCCAGCGCCATGAC TGGCCAAAATGTGGAGGAAGCATTTTTGGAAACGGCACGCAAAATCTATCAAAACATACAGGAGGGTCGTCTGGATCTAAATGCATCTGAATCGGGGGTGCAACATCGACCGTCGCAACCATCGCGGCCAAATCTCAGCAGCGAGGCAGCACATGTGAAGGATCAGTGCTCGTGCTAA
- the LOC117563547 gene encoding nucleolar protein 10 yields MFVNEVNDVKIYNLSAGKSVPDWLTDRRKRSQLMKKGDSRRQIELIQDFDMPGVCTSIRMSPDQQYILATGTYKPRVKCFEVSNLSIKFERCFDSEVTTFEVISDDYSKMVFLQCDRYVEIHAAHGRHYRLRIPRFGRDMKYHKPSCDMFIVGVCRDIYRLNLERGQFLQPYETDASCLNACEVNPEHHLLVVGTKEGTVEAWDPRSKQRCATLDVAMKLPGVKEFPSVTALKFRNGLHMGVGTASGHVLLYDIRSRQPLLTKNHLNNLPIKRLAFNPAQNAVYSLDEATLKLWDEQTGKQIAYVESTTSFNDFCTIPDSGMFFLAQEDVKMLTYYVPAMGPAPRWCAFLDNLTEEIESEVVENVYDDYQFVTQKELAELGMEHLIGSNLLKGYMHGYFMNVRLYNKAKSVVEPFAFDRFRKEKVRQEIESERKSRLQIESKLPKVNKELALKIMDEQANPSNSAKQRNVPNLLQDSRFKAMFENTDFAVNKEAEEYRLLAPVLNRLDKSKAKELKQRIEVAHVAELHADEAQTREESDNDEDLFGFEKSNSEESSGDEASSDDDDRREYVKEMKQAYKQVKQQRDEEEQAENGEEEPDGPDDYVSPLANVNGDSNSNTSAPPLNKLNFKLTAIDKEQGNTELQRRIKQVSLQDRVRVMTSLEGQVTNVGRSIGNRQMTFEINREKKSQHIAKKREAELKKHREERRGIVRPIKSLKLKKVNFK; encoded by the exons ATGTTTGTCAACGAAGTGAATGATGTGAAAATCTACAACTTGAGCGCCGGCAAATCGGTGCCAGAT TGGCTTACCGATCGTCGCAAGCGCTCACAGCTTATGAAAAAGGGGGATTCTCGTCGACAAATAGAGCTCATACAGGACTTCGATATGCCCGGCGTTTGCACCAGCATACGCATGAGTCCGGATCAGCAATATATTCTAGCCACCGGAACCTATAAGCCACGTGTTAAATGCTTTGAGGTTTCCAATCTCTCCATCAAATTCGAACGGTGTTTCGACTCGGAGGTGACCACATTTGAGGTGATTAGCGATGATTATAGTAAAATGGTGTTCCTCCAATGTGATCGATATGTTGAAATCCATGCCGCACATGGGCGTCACTACAGATTACGCATTCCGCGTTTCGGTCGCGATATGAAGTATCATAAACCCAGCTGTGATATGTTTATAGTGGGTGTGTGCAGG GATATTTATCGTCTGAACCTGGAGCGTGGTCAATTCCTACAGCCCTACGAGACAGACGCCAGCTGCCTGAATGCCTGCGAAGTGAATCCCGAGCATCATCTGCTTGTGGTGGGTACAAAAGAGGGCACAGTCGAGGCCTGGGATCCGCGCAGCAAGCAGCGTTGCGCCACCTTGGATGTGGCTATGAAACTGCCGGGCGTCAAAGAGTTTCCTTCTGTCACAGCACTTAAATTTCGCAATGGACTTCATATGGGCGTTGGCACTGCTTCTGGACATGTGCTGCTCTATGATATACGCTCTCGACAACCATTACTCACCAAAAATCATCTCAACAATTTGCCCATCAAGCGCTTGGCCTTTAATCCAGCTCAAAATGCTGTTTACAGCTTAGATGAGGCAACATTAAAGTTGTGGGATGAGCAAACGGGCAAACAAATAGCATACGTGGAGTCGACGACATCGTTCAATGATTTTTGCACTATTCCCGATTCGGGAATGTTCTTCCTGGCACAAGAGGATGTCAAAATGCTAACATACTATGTACCAGCCATGGGACCAGCGCCACGCTGGTGCGCATTCCTAGACAATCTCACTGAGGAGATTGAATCTGAGGTGGTGGAAAATGTCTACGATGACTATCAGTTTGTGACACAAAAGGAGCTCGCCGAACTGGGCATGGAACATTTGATTGGAAGTAATCTACTCAAGGGTTACATGCATGG ATACTTTATGAATGTTCGTCTTTACAACAAGGCCAAGTCTGTGGTAGAACCGTTTGCCTTCGATCGCTTCCGCAAGGAGAAAGTGCGACAAGAGATTGAAAGTGAGCGCAAGTCACGCTTGCAAATCGAATCGAAGTTGCCAAAGGTTAACAAAGAGCTGGCCCTTAAGATTATGGATGAACAGGCGAATCCTTCAAACAGCGCCAAGCAACGCAATGTGCCCAATCTTTTGCAAGATTCTCGTTTCAAGGCCATGTTCGAAAACACCGATTTCGCTGTTAACAAAGAAGCTGAGGAATATCGCTTACTGGCTCCTGTGCTGAATCGCCTGGACAAATCAAAGGCCAAGGAGCTGAAACAGCGCATTGAAGTTGCTCATGTCGCTGAACTACATGCGGATGAGGCGCAAACACGCGAAGAAAGTGATAACGATGAGGATCTGTTTGGTTTCGAGAAGAGCAATTCCGAGGAGAGCAGTGGTGATGAGGCATCCTCGGATGATGATGACCGACGAGAATATGTGAAGGAAATGAAGCAGGCCTATAAACAAGTGAAACAACAGCGCGATGAAGAGGAGCAGGCAGAGAACGGGGAAGAAGAACCTGATGGACCAGATGATTATGTGTCTCCACTGGCCAATGTCAATGGtgacagcaatagcaatactAGCGCACCGCCATTGAATAAGCTGAACTTTAAACTAACAGCTATCGACAAAGAGCAGGGCAACACTGAGCTACAGCGTCGCATCAAGCAGGTCAGTCTGCAGGATCGTGTACGTGTCATGACTAGCTTGGAAGGCCAAGTGACAAATGTGGGCCGCTCAATTGGCAATCGACAAAtgacatttgaaataaacagGGAAAAGAAATCCCAGCACATTGCAAAGAAACGTGAGGCGGAACTGAAAAAGCATCGCGAAGAACGGCGCGGCATCGTGAGACCAATTAAATCGTTAAAACtgaaaaaagttaattttaagtAG
- the LOC117563670 gene encoding uncharacterized protein LOC117563670, with the protein MGAEQSALLVCTQTGKPENPLKLPNAEQFFQMYFDKMAEPRTGPVTEALLHLIANVPQQSLSEENENVYAKPLELGFGYQNDNLEEASDDEPEQEINVMSDESNSLDDSSDSDVSIEPISSHGNCNFKLIPLDLKPIDLLDIDDPKMQFQNEFVIRVGDLANEDSSERKIYIN; encoded by the exons ATGGGTGCAGAGCAATCAGCATTGTTAGTCTGCACACAAACTGGAAAACCGGAAAATCCTCTCAAACTTCCCAATGCTGAGCAATTTTTCCAAATGTATTTTGATAAAATGGCTGAACCTAGAACAGGACCTGTCACAGAAGCCCTGCTACATTTAATAGCGAACGTGCCACAACAGTCTTTAT CTGAAGAGAACGAAAATGTGTATGCCAAACCTTTAGAGCTGGGTTTTGGCTACCAAAATGATAATTTAGAGGAAGCAAGTGATGACGAACCGGAGcaagaaataaatgttatgTCTGACGAATCCAATTCACTTGATGATTCTTCCGACAGTGATGTTAGTATAGAGCCCATTTCCAGTCATggcaattgtaattttaagtTGATTCCCTTGGATTTAAAACCAATTGATTTACTCGATATTGACGATCCTAAAATGCagtttcaaaatgaatttgttataCGAGTTGGTGACTTAGCCAATGAAGATAGTTCAGAAcgaaaaatttacataaattaa
- the LOC117563550 gene encoding defense protein l(2)34Fc, translating to MFRLLLIAVCLAASAHAYSEGAPKVACGDLTPQHGAQLQTKKPPYSISGSSHVRNSQKLTLTLGGDEFMGFIIQARDGQNRVVGQFKVVDTEHSQTLDCSGPQDTLTHLNAKKGSPLSGLTFEWIPPAGYTGNVKFMASVVQSSFVYWVGRVTKDVTVEA from the exons ATGTTCCGCTTGCTCTTGATTGCCGTCTGCCTGGCTGCCAGTGCTCACGCCTACTCCGAAGGTGCTCCAAAAGTTGCCTGTGGTGACCTTACACCCCAACACGGTGCACAACTGCAGACTAAGAAGCCACCATATAGCATCTCTGGTTCATCTCATGTCCGCAACAGTCAAAAGCTGACCCTTACTTTGGGTGGCGATGAGTTCATGGGCTTTATTATTCAGGCACGCGACGGACAGAATCGTGTGGTGGGACAATTCAAGGTTGTGGACACAGAGCACTCTCAGACTTTGGACTGCTCGGGACCTCAG GACACTTTGACTCATTTGAATGCTAAGAAGGGCAGTCCATTAAGCGGTCTGACCTTTGAGTGGATTCCACCAGCGGGTTACACAGGCAACGTCAAATTCATGGCATCTGTGGTTCAATCTTCATTCGTTTATTGGGTGGGACGTGTCACCAAGGATGTCACTGTGGAAGCATAA
- the LOC117564560 gene encoding uncharacterized protein LOC117564560: MQINYALNMSVVSTRNISYASSMQCYVCIYNQACKLKTKQLAKYETIPANVECRGCKLQRYCSLKHLIEDREHHEVCGVLTKLQKSLNIAHPLLLNDHPHRRMELQRTVAQLMLATRLKLGRKLTPRERQLIGYPSYCMVCYSLDTLTACSRCEAVAYCCSEHRRQDRDYHTREACDTLALYYSPYRFLESQLRIANFKLPCDLEQSCLVEAFYRATRMEINSQPWSCLEDYEKYAACSSFSGISSICLALTTITFVAAPHETLHIYVVGATEEHRRYFQEMHLKFFFLQYQSIWQLVVSFIGHEQQPQEEELVIFNLKGSKRKVFKRTFSMTFVQFAKCHKVDPVLIMIYNPDFSALKNLKNLYQTVHIFPILKIHILGIHACITSLTKMQFRSNIAFLNEIASTFEIEINNAYDCEENPYREILPYPNLNPDDSETIIYANNYLKVIYTSV, from the exons atgcaaataaattacgcATTAAATATGTCAGTCGTCTCCACTCGCAATATTTCATATGCATCATCAATGCAATGCTACGTTTGCATATACAATCAGGcatgtaaattgaaaacaaagcaACTTGCCAAATATGAAACGATACCAGCTAACGTGGAATGCAGGGGATGCAAATTGCAACGTTATTGCAGCTTAAAGCATCTGATTGAGGATCGCGAGCATCACGAAGTTTGTGGAGttttaacaaaattgcaaaaatcaCTGAACATTGCGCATCCATTGCTGTTGAATGATCATCCCCATAGACGCATGGAACTGCAGCGGACTGTTGCACAATTGATGCTGGCGACGCGTCTCAAACTCGGTCGCAAGTTGACACCACGTGAGCGCCAACTTATTGGCTATCCCAGCTATTGCATGGTATGCTATAGTCTGGACACATTAACTGCCTGCAGTCGCTGTGAGGCTGTGGCATATTGCTGTTCGGAGCATCGGCGCCAGGATCGTGATTATCACACACGTGAAGCATGCGACACTTTGGCGCTTTATTATTCCCCATATCGCTTTCTCGAAAGCCAGTTAAGAATTGCCAACTTTAAGCTGCCATGTGATTTAGAGCAGAGTTGTTTGGTCGAAGCATTTTATCGTGCCACCAGAATGGAGATAAACAGCCAACCCTGGAGCTGCTTAGAGGACTATGAGAAATACGCAGCATGTTCATCCTTCAGTGGCATCAGCAGCATTTGCTTGGCTCTCACTACTATTACATTTGTGGCTGCACCGCATGAGACGCTCCACATTTATGTGGTGGGTGCAACTGAAGAACACCGACGCTACTTTCAGGAGATGCATCTgaagtttttctttcttcaatATCAATCTATTTGGCAGCTGGTTGTTTCCTTCATTGGCCATGAACAACAACCGCAGGAGGAAGAACTGGTCATATTTAACTTGAAG GGTAGCAAGCGTAAAGTTTTCAAACGCACATTTTCGATGACTTTTGTCCAGTTTGCCAAGTGCCATAAGGTGGACCCTGTGCTGATTATGATTTATAATCCAGACTTTTCTGCactaaaaaacttgaaaaactTGTACCAAACTGTCCACATCTTCCCAATCTTAAAGATTCATATTCTTGGAATTCATGC ATGTATTACTTCTCTAACAAAGATGCAGTTTCGCTCGAATATTGCGTTTCTTAATGAGATCGCCTCTACGTTTGAGATCGAAATAAATAACGCCTATGATTGCGAGGAGAATCCGTACCGTGAGATCTTACCTTATCCCAATCTTAATCCTGATGATAGTGAAACAATCATATACGCCAACAACTATTTGAAAGTTATTTATACCagtgtataa
- the LOC117563472 gene encoding transcription termination factor, mitochondrial codes for MLRNLIRSFESALKLHLYSKAPTTSSVLATRPRRALFTQFEENANNSVSNKPLSSARISSHATSLGHETDNDYVPYRANLETGSRISVLIDALRERFRLSEDEVQRIVSDEQVQRFYRNRCLVQTLDTLILEGITKHSFVEYPWLLALDQKRLGFKLDVIKTMKMDDINHFVPFLRLTLPRLRKLVTALNAETGDYSQKNRVYYISDKLGVRPEIVTKYLCKRLFILEMPYDMFEKNLQHMIHYNVSPINILKDLWAFRYTPKSVELRLERAKRAKKDKIMPWMVRCPEPILQRSLKLSLDELQVLGKFSSVVEYLAHRLEFSVSEAKAIMDRHPQVHTVRVTKIKEVLDYLLNEAKFTRFEIAQVPRILCHSLKTTKERLNELASFGCRPSSLVIVCRSRREYNKFLEQWTSHSKHTNAE; via the exons ATGTTGCGAAATTTGATACGCAGTTTTGAGAGCGCTCTCAAACTGCATCTCTACTCAAAAGCGCCTACAACATCATCCGTACTAGCAACGAGACCACGTCGCGCGCTGTTTACACAATTCGAAGAAAATGCGAATAATTCGGTTTCGAATAAGCCACTGTCATCTGCACGGATTAGCAGTCATGCCACATCCCTGGGACACGAGACGGACAACGACTATGTGCCATATCGAGCGAACCTGGAAACCGGCAGTCGTATCAGCGTTTTAATTGATGCGTTACGCGAACGCTTCCGTCTCTCAGAAGACGAAGTGCAGCGTATTGTGAGTGATGAACAAGTGCAACGCTTCTATCGCAATCGATGCCTTGTTCAAACACTGGATACCCTGATACTGGAGGGCATTACCAAACATAGCTTTGTGGAGTATCCCTGGCTCTTAGCATTAGACCAGA AACGCTTGGGATTCAAACTGGATGTAattaaaacaatgaaaatggaCGACATTAATCACTTTGTGCCATTTCTGCGGCTAACGCTCCCACGCCTTCGAAAACTGGTAACCGCCTTAAATGCCGAAACTGGCGACTATTCCCAGAAGAATCGCGTCTACTACATAAGCGATAAGTTAGGCGTACGTCCAGAGATTGTCACCAAGTATTTGTGCAAACGTTTGTTCATATTGGAAATGCCATATGACATGTTTGAGAAGAACCTGCAGCATATGATTCACTACAATGTGTCGCCcattaatatactgaaggaTCTGTGGGCCTTTCGCTATACACCCAAATCTGTTGAGCTGCGTCTGGAACGCGCCAAGCGTGCCAAAAAGGACAAAATTATGCCCTGGATGGTTCGTTGCCCAGAGCCCATTTTGCAACG GTCTTTAAAACTTTCGCTGGATGAGCTGCAGGTGTTGGGTAAATTCTCCTCAGTTGTAGAATATCTGGCGCATCGACTGGAGTTCAGTGTAAGTGAAGCCAAAGCCATTATGGACAGACATCCGCAAGTGCACACAGTTCGTGTTACAAAG atCAAGGAGGTGCTGGATTATTTGCTAAATGAGGCGAAATTCACCCGCTTCGAAATTGCTCAAGTGCCCCGTATTTTATGCCACAGTCTAAAGACAACAAAGGAGCGCCTCAACGAATTGGCATCGTTCGGTTGTCGACCTTCCTCCTTGGTTATAGTGTGTCGTAGTAGGcgtgaatataataaattccTAGAACAATGGACCAGCCACTCAAAGCATACAAATGCAGAGTAA
- the LOC117563470 gene encoding LOW QUALITY PROTEIN: non-lysosomal glucosylceramidase (The sequence of the model RefSeq protein was modified relative to this genomic sequence to represent the inferred CDS: deleted 1 base in 1 codon) has translation MASAVEITTTTPLTANGTAAATADSASAVYAEQLQQAEEEKRQETGESNEITAVPRYGLKLKFDHVWPEKRNQNLRPSIKQSLPMVPLVCRYAAYYWKVSREGRRVYMDYYYMEHGKQIYGVPIGGIGGGSIGRGYAGEFCRFQMRPGIYEYNVVHANQFIVTIKDHKGCTIFQSLLSKCSTKSNKAKTNNNDADADEAEARKTKCQLPNCSSRPRQPLSAWHSNIEDSRCSYTGLYPRAWTEYDLSLYGVRLVCRQISPVIPHDYKESSLPCAVFVWSAENVSDQERKVSITFTFKNGTGNKKQDAEGNAESELISEGNAKGVAIRQKINEMPCSYNLACRVLPEISITRCPQFDPAGNGEQLWAQLKEHGQLNEQPTTEVLKTKDIGVAVCAQLALKPKASHELEFVLAWDMPKIQFPRKLQTHTRYYTKYFDDSGESGPRICEYALKHYPSWERLIDAWQRPILNDDGLPDWYKCAIFNQLYFISDGGTLWLKCDSSLGTQLAYDDPRLAYGRFGYLEGHEYRMYNTYDVHFYASPALAHLWPNLQVSLQYDFKDAIAAELNDTRKMLYDGKVMPRKVRNCVPHDLGDPDEEPFTLINCYNIHDVNDWKDLNTKFVLQVYRDYYVLNELAQAQADNASKFSSIEFIDKESLYELYSQDNKRKNSADEKQQNRKSASMYINETNGKVYLMDAMGYLKAMYGACKAIMERTIEYDKDNDGLIENTKMPDQTYDSWVMDGPSAYCSGLWLAALQTMSVMATLLDQPNDCLRYQDILEKGKHALEEKLWNGSYYRFDLSHNHRDTIMADQLCGHWYLKSCGFDYEIYPKENVRTALKRIYDNNVMGFHEGNIGAANGFIANASEPSKPGHVDNSNIQAEEVWPGVVYALAATMLQEGMFEEAFQTAGGMYKTISERIGMNFETPEALYGEKRYRSIGYMRPLSIWSMQVAWERRKALRD, from the exons ATATGCGGCCTACTATTGGAAGGTCTCTCGCGAAGGTCGTCGCGTGTACAtggattattattatatggaACATGGTAAGCAGATCTATGGAGTGCCCATTGGGGGCATTGGTGGCGGCAGCATTGGACGTGGCTATGCTGGCGAATTTTGTCGCTTTCAGATGCGTCCCGGCATCTATGAGTACAATGTGGTGCATGCCAATCAGTTTATAGTCACCATCAAGGATCACAAAGGTTGTACCATCTTTCAGAGTTTGCTTTCCAAGTGCAG CACCAAGTCAAACAAGGCaaagaccaacaacaacgatgccGACGCCGATGAGGCCGAAGCTCGCAAAACTAAATGTCAACTGCCCAATTGCAGCAGCCGCCCCCGACAGCCATTGAGTGCCTGGCACTCAAACATTGAGGACTCCCGATGCAGCTATACGGGTCTCTATCCCCGCGCCTGGACCGAATACGATCTATCGCTCTATGGAGTGCGTTTGGTGTGCCGCCAGATCTCGCCAGTGATTCCACACGACTACAAGGAGTCGAGCCTGCCCTGTGCCGTGTTTGTATGGTCGGCCGAGAATGTGAGCGATCAGGAGCGGAAGGTATCGATAACGTTTACATTTAAGAATGGCACTGGCAACAAGAAACAGGATGCTGAGGGCAATGCCGAATCGGAACTAATCAGCGAAGGCAATGCCAAAGGTGTGGCCATCAGGCAGAAAATCAACGAGATGCCATGTAGCTACAATCTGGCCTGTCGCGTCTTGCCCGAGATTAGCATAACGCGTTGTCCGCAATTCGATCCGGCTGGCAACGGTGAGCAGTTGTGGGCACAGCTGAAGGAACATGGCCAACTCAATGAGCAACCCACCACGGAGGTACTCAAGA CCAAGGACATTGGTGTGGCTGTCTGTGCTCAGCTGGCGCTGAAGCCGAAAGCTTCGCATGAATTGGAATTTGTACTAGCATGGGATATGCCCAAGATACAATTTCCACGCAAGCTGCAGACGCACACTCGCTACTACACGAAATACTTTGATGACAGTGGCGAGTCTGGTCCGAGGATATGTGAGTACGCATTGAAGCATTATCCCAGCTGGGAGCGACTCATCGATGCCTGGCAGCGACCCATACTTAACGATGA TGGCCTTCCCGATTGGTATAAGTGTGCCATATTCAATCAATTGTATTTCATCTCTGATGGTGGCACCTTGTGGCTCAAATGTGACTCTTCACTGGGCACTCAGCTGGCTTACGATGATCCGCGCTTGGCGTATGGTCGCTTTGGTTATCTAGAGGGCCATGAGTATCGCATGTATAATACGTACGATGTGCATTTCTATGCCTCGCCTGCATTGGCTCATCTCTGGCCCAATTTGCAAGTGAGTTTGCAGTATGATTTCAAAGATGCCATTGCCGCGGAGCTCAACGACACTCGAAAAATGCTCTACGATGGCAAAGTGATGCCGCGCAAAGTTAGGAACTGTGTTCCACACGATCTAGGTGATCCTGATGAAG AACCCTTTACGCTTATCAACTGCTATAATATACATGATGTCAACGACTGGAAGGATCTCAATACCAAGTTCGTGCTTCAGGTCTACAGGGACTACTATGTTCTAAATGAATTGGCCCAGGCGCAGGCGGACAATGCCAGCAAGTTCAGCTCCATAGAATTTATCGACAAGGAAAGTCTCTACGAGCTCTATTCCCAGGATAACAAGCGCAAGAACTCGGCAGATGAAAAGCAAC AAAATCGCAAATCTGCTTCCATGTACATCAATGAGACCAATGGCAAGGTATATCTTATGGATGCAATGGGCTACTTAAAGGCCATGTACGGCGCCTGTAAAGCCATTATGGAACGCACTATTGAGTATGACAAGGATAATGATGGACTTATTGAAAACACTAAAATGCCTGATCAAACCTACGACTCTTGGGTTATGGATGGCCCAAGCGCGTATTGCTCTGGTCTTTGGCTAGCTGCCTTGCAAACAATGTCGGTTATGGCCACACTTTTGGATCAGCCCAACGATTGTCTGCGCTACCAGGATATTTTGGAGAAGGGCAAGCATGCGTTGGAGGAGAAACTTTGGAATGGCAGTTACTATCGATTTGATTTGTCCCACAATCATAGAGATACAATTATGGCTGATCAGTTGTGCGGCCACTGGTATTTAAAGTCTTGTGGCTTTGATTATGAGATCTATCCCAAGGAGAATGTACGAACTGCTTTGAAGCGCATTTACGACAACAATGTGATGGGCTTTCATGAGGGCAATATAGGTGCTGCGAATGGTTTCATTGCGAATGCTAGCGAGCCTTCAAAGCCGGGTCACGTAGACAATAGCAACATTCAAGCCGAGGAAGTCTGGCCAGGTGTTGTGTATGCTTTAGCTGCAACCATGCTACAGGAGGGTATGTTCGAGGAAGCCTTTCAGACCGCTGGCGGCATGTACAAGACCATATCGGAGCGTATTGGCATGAACTTTGAAACCCCCGAAGCGTTGTATGGTGAAAAACGCTATCGCTCGATTGGTTATATGCGACCCCTAAGCATTTGGTCCATGCAAGTAGCTTGGGAGCGACGCAAGGCGCTACGTGACTAA
- the LOC117563471 gene encoding uncharacterized protein LOC117563471 translates to MNRHENIVCKGCGKMDFTGRCYRCLSCQDFNMCAECYDHDFTTTQHLFDHPVKCVLTAADVELYFGGEYLNDPPQSYRCPYCKQWGYNESTFLEHVSAEHMNASTLLVSTMVTLFEQQQAVRLFLEDEQLAVFASAATSRNELMNRNEGSLELYLEPLNPNGSYQRDHVNGTYAFRVVKPGAVEVAPWVADGGVALSSSNANHNVDNNFLIPDPVRRQSLLERTRSRLNLDRSPLTLQQLQQQHQEQDQQQLQQMQQQQHELHQQQHQLRSAHPTLSEMMRFNEPLPTSRPNRNVPMQSPNQTPSGRSINLFGAHTAGETMRRSIFSPVDLTRPRSQRHRNQRMQMDGFATSGSGLRQVHVQRLRGGPGAPTANQRLVEFSELAHNTAELMMASGPMLLRTIEEEEQQQVQQPIVEVKKVDQERERFLCFPFLSDTSITLCPPEERVTFLAKRAEFVAQLLASVLCEEELSTGIATPIKAMTETTTITTHKLRIRLASEFVGAGDSELDLKHTTSC, encoded by the coding sequence ATGAATCGTCATGAGAATATCGTGTGCAAGGGTTGCGGCAAAATGGACTTCACAGGACGTTGCTATCGCTGCCTCAGCTGCCAGGACTTTAATATGTGCGCCGAGTGCTATGACCATGATTTTACCACCACTCAGCATCTATTCGATCATCCGGTAAAGTGTGTGTTGACGGCAGCCGATGTGGAACTCTATTTTGGTGGCGAATATCTAAACGATCCGCCGCAGAGCTATCGCTGTCCATACTGCAAGCAATGGGGCTACAATGAGTCCACATTTCTGGAGCATGTCTCTGCCGAGCATATGAATGCCAGCACACTGCTGGTGTCCACCATGGTTACGCTCTTCGAGCAACAGCAGGCGGTGCGTCTCTTTCTGGAGGATGAGCAGCTGGCGGTGTTTGCATCGGCGGCCACATCGCGCAACGAGCTAATGAATCGAAACGAGGGCTCACTGGAATTGTATCTGGAGCCATTGAATCCGAATGGCAGCTATCAGCGGGATCACGTGAACGGAACCTATGCCTTTAGAGTCGTAAAACCTGGCGCTGTTGAAGTGGCACCTTGGGTCGCCGACGGTGGCGTCGCCTTGTCGTCATCGAATGCCAACCACAATGTGGACAATAATTTTCTAATCCCGGATCCGGTGCGTCGGCAATCGTTGCTGGAGCGAACGCGCAGTCGCTTGAACTTGGATCGGTCGCCGTTGacgctgcagcagttgcagcaacagcatcaagaGCAGgaccaacagcagctgcaacaaatgcagcagcagcagcatgaactgcaccagcaacaacaccagtTGAGATCCGCGCATCCAACGCTCTCGGAAATGATGCGATTCAATGAGCCTTTGCCCACCAGTCGACCGAATCGCAATGTGCCAATGCAGTCACCCAATCAGACGCCCAGCGGACGCAGTATCAATCTCTTTGGTGCCCACACAGCGGGCGAAACCATGAGACGTAGCATCTTTTCGCCAGTCGATTTGACGCGTCCACGCAGCCAGCGCCATCGCAATCAGCGCATGCAGATGGATGGATTTGCCACCAGCGGCAGCGGTCTGCGTCAGGTGCATGTGCAGCGTCTAAGAGGCGGACCCGGAGCGCCAACTGCAAATCAACGCCTGGTCGAGTTCAGTGAACTGGCTCACAACACCGCTGAACTGATGATGGCCTCGGGTCCTATGTTATTGCGCACCATCGAGGAGgaggaacaacaacaggtACAGCAGCCAATAGTTGAGGTTAAAAAAGTGGATCAAGAACGCGAACGTTTCCTTTGCTTTCCCTTTCTGTCGGACACATCCATAACTCTGTGCCCACCCGAAGAACGCGTCACATTTCTGGCTAAGCGCGCCGAGTTTGTGGCCCAGCTGCTGGCATCGGTTCTCTGCGAGGAGGAACTATCCACAGGCATTGCCACACCCATCAAGGCGATGACAGAAACAACTACGATTACGACACACAAGTTACGCATTCGTTTGGCCAGTGAATTTGTTGGGGCTGGCGACTCTGAACTGGACCTAAAGCACACTACGTCATGCTAA